The DNA segment CCCCCAaactcttcttttgttttctttttttttttttttttgccaaactcTTCTTCATCCTGCAGTACCCAGTGCTGGGAACCCCTCAGCCAGGGAGCCATTCTGCTTCTCAAAATTGAAGCTACCATCCCACAGGCCCTTCAACCCACTTTCTTGGATCCTCCCACAGGCTGGaattccctcctcctctcttatCTTACTTCCTTCAAATTCTCTTAGAATCCCAACTATTGTCCAGGCAACTTCCTgtttgggccaaaaaaaaaaaaaaaaagttccttgtTGCCTCAGGGTCTTGGCCTGTCTCAACTAGCTGCTTGGAGCACCAGCTCCTCATTCTGAAGTTCAAGGGTAGGGTTTCTGAGCCTCTGAACTCTTGACATTTGGGCTTGATCATTCTCTGCAGTAAGGACTGCCCTGTGCACTGGAGGATGTGGGCAACATCCCCGGCCTCCAGCTACTAAATGCCCATAGCACCTTATCCCCAGGTTGTGacccaaggaagaaaaaaaaaaatgcctgcacAGTACCGCccctatggcataggtcacagctacagctcagattggatcctgggcctgggaacttccatatgccgagggtggggccaaaaaaagaaaataaatggctgGAGACATTACCAAGTTTCCCCCAGGGAGCACAGTCCATTCCAGTGAGAACCTCAGCTCAAAAGGATGaggctcggagttcctgtcatggtgcagtggttaatgtatccgactatgaaccatgaagttgtgggttcgatccctggccttgctcagtgagttaaggatctggcattgacgtgagctgtggtgtaggttgcagacgtggctcagatactgtgttgctgtggctctggcataggccagcagctgcagctccgattcgacccgcgAGTTCATTTTACCTCCACCAACAGCCCCACCTAACATGAGGAAAGTGAGACCCAACGACTGGACTTGCTCAGTGTTTCTCAGGCAGTGGAATCCTCTGCCCTCAGCATTTTCTCTTGACTGCCAGGAAACAAACCCTTCTCACATGACCTCAGTCCTTTCCCAACCCCACCAGGACATCCTCCTCTCATCCTCCCTCCCAGCTGGGGCCATTGGAAAGTCCTGAAACAGTCCTGACCTCCCCCACCATGCTGGGCTATGTTTTGCTGCTGGAATGGGGCAGATGTGCCCAATATTACAGGTTTGACCTGTTCAATTTCTCCTACCAAATCCCCACCCAATGTCCCCAGGGTATAAGCTTCTCTCCTTCCTAAAATTGTCCCTCTTCCCTGGCTGGCTGTGACCCCACCAGCGGTTGGAAACCAGGGCCTGAGGGGTGCGGTAGGCCCGTGGGGATTTCAGCTCCAGCAAGAATCTGGCAGTGACCAATGGCTGCTGTGTGTCCCTGCCCTGagactcaacctctctgagctccagtttctTCATATGGAATGGCATTGGGGGGCAAGGGGCATTAGGGTGTTTTAAGGAGGGACACAGATTCTAGTTCATAGTGTTCACTCAGCTCACATTTACAGCACAAtcgctgtgtgccaggcctgcaGTGGGAAGGAGGCAAGTGCaggctttgcttttttagggactCACCCAGTCTAATGGGAGAGGCAGCCAGAAATCAGTCAAACACATAAAACGTAAATTTATAGCAGAGCTGAGAGAACTGATCAAAAGAGGCCTGAGTTAGTGGGGAAAAGAGGAGTCTGAAGAAGATGGTGGACAGGGGAGAGCTGATAAGGAGCAGTTAGCTGggcaaagaggaaggagagggcccTCGGGTGGAAGGAACCGccaatgcaaaggccctggagtTGGAATGCTCTGGCCTATGGAATACTGAGGGCTGGAGGGAGCCAACAGCTGGAAATGATATCAAAGACTTGCTGGGCctggtgggagggggcggggttCCTAGGAAGGGGGGTTAGGTAGAGGATGAaatagaggaggaggagaaaaagaggggtgataaggaggaagagggggagagggaaatggaAGACAGCCAGGTGGAGATGAAGGGGCAAGAGGATGGGCAGAGAGTGTGGGAACTAAGGTAAGTCTTTTCTATCAAAGCAagccttggttactccattttgttcctgtGTCCTCTGAGACACTCTCCTCCGAGCCccacccctcttccctcttctcccagtaacaatttgtttcaaattagccaactgagaagaatgtgccccctgacctgaccaatgggaaggagACAGATACACCACCTGCTTTAGGGATAAATAGGCGGGGTCTTCTTGGCACGCTTTTTGAGCATcctgcccttctgcagaagtcaAAGCCTTGTCCAAATCTGCCCATGTTCGTGTGTCTCATGTTCGGACACTGACGATCCGAgccaagagagagggaggaggagggtttGACTCAGACTGAAGGGGAGTCAGGGACCCATGTAACCGCagctggatctgagtcacattgtAAGATCGCCCCCTGGTGGCATAATGGAGAACTGGCAGGGAGACAGGGCTGGTCCACCTCTGCTTCTACCCTCTCTCTGGCCCTCTCACAGTCATGAAAAGTGTGGCAGCCTGAGCCAGGCCAACCTCAGTTGCTCGAATAGCCTCTCGTCTtctagcctcagtttctccattaaCAGAATGGGGACAAAATGCCCCCAGACCCTTGCCAAGCTAACTTCTGTACACATGGGGTACTCTGCAGATGTGCTGAGGTGATAGCCACAGAGTCCTATGGGCAGGACCTACTGTCATCTCCTCTTcacagagggggaaactgaggctcagagggcaaCAGGCGGGATGTAGAGACAAGACTGGAACCCAGGACCCCCAATCCTCTTCTGGGCTCGGTAGCCTGGGCTGGCCGCTGGCATGGGTCCAGCCCCTCCCAACAAACTCAAAGCCACAGCCGGGCGATGGCCAGGCTGGGCGGAACCGTGGGTGTCCCTGGTGCCCCAAGGTGCCAATTAAATGCTCGTGGCTGTCTGGGGCCAGAGCTCTGGACAGCGGCATGGCCGAGCCggggctggagcccaggctgGAGCCTGGGCGCGCCTGGCGGGTCTTTGCCCTGTGCGGGGCTGCTGTGTTCCTCGCAGTGGTGGCAGCTGGAGCAGCCTTGCTGGCCTGGAATCTGGCCGCCTCGGCCTCCCGGAGGCCTCGCTGCCCAGAACCAGGAACCAACATCACAGAGCTGCCTGAGGACCCGGCACCTGAAGTCAAGGATCTGCAGCGCCAGCTGGCAGAGGCTGCCCAGCGTGAGGAGGCCCTGACCAGGCAGCTGAACCAGGCTGAAGTTGTTCGCCGGGAGCTGGAGGAGGCCTTAAAGGCTTGTGAGGGCCACCAGGTAAGTGGATTGGGTGAGGGGCTGAGGAATCCAGAATATGTGGGGACAGGGCACATACATCCTTGGggtccccacccctgccttggTTTTTCCCACTCTTCATTCAAGGGAGGCAAATGCCAACTCCTACAATGCCAGTTCATCCTTGAGTCTACCTTCTGACCAAGAAGGCTCCACTGTCCTCTGCTATGTGCCAGATCAGTGGTGGAGGCTAGGGAAGCCTCAGACTCCTGAGCCCACCTGAGGAGGCCCTGTGCTAATCCTCCCCCCAGGTATCCACTTAACTCCCCCTCCCCAACAACCAGTGTCCAGCAGCCCTATTTTGAGAAGGGACATGTATGTCACCTGTAATTAGGAGGCTAAAGTTGGCCTCTTGGAGGAGGTACCAGCCAGGTCCTCCCTTTTCCTCTTGCCACCTCCTTCCAACTCTTTCTTaacccctcccaggcctgggcctTGCAGAAAAGCACCCTTAAAGTCCCagccattaatttttattttttattttttttttttttcgtctttttgccttttagggccgcacccatggcacatggaagttcccgggctaggggtccaatttgagctacagctgccggcctacaccacagccacagcaatgccagatccttaacccactgagcaaggccagggatcgaacctgcaacttcatggttcctagtcagatttgtttctgctgtgccacgacaggaactctcattcagatttattGAGTAACTGTACCTGTACCTGTAACTACCTGTATCTCTGGGTACCAGGCCCAGCAGAGGTCTGAGCGGCGAGTGAATTTTAGAAATCAAAACAGACCCTTATGCCTCTCAGGCCTTGAGCAGCTTGCAGTTCAGATTCTGACCCTGCCCCTCAGTGAAAGATTCTGAGGAAGCCAGGCGGGTAGTTTTGCAGAATGTCTCACAGAGGTGACTAAGTATACCCTAGCAACCCAACTGTCAACCACCACATTGACTTGTTTTGGTCTGAAACCCCTGTCTGCAAGTTTAGATACAGCTGGGATTGGAGCCAGAATCTGTCCCCAGAGCTCAATTTTTTCTACCTCCCCTTGGCCTCGAGTTGGGGCCTGTGGACCAGGGCAGCAATCTCCTTCCATGCAGGCACCTGTTACCTCTCCATACCCCGGACTTCAGAGGCCACTTCTGTGTTTACAACTGCAGGACCTCAAAGGACACTCCAAATACAGCTCAAGGAACTCGGGTTCAGCTTCCCCTAGAAAGGGCGAGGTTGATTCACTCCTCCCCTCCTCCGTTCCCCCATCACTTCCCTCCCACTCCACAGAGTCAGCTTCAGACCCAACTGATGACACTGAAGACCGAGATGGACGAGGCCAAGGCACAGGAGACTCAGATGGGGGCTGAGAATGGGGCGCTGACAGGTGCGTTGGGGGGCAaaggggtgggcagggctagGGATGGGAGGAGCCTACAAGGTTACTAGCTATGCAAATGACACACACGGGTCAAACGTAATCCAATTGAACGAGAAAATTTGTGAAAGAAATGCACATAACATGCAAAGTTCATACAGATGTCTCACAACAGtgcaagtgggagttcccatcgtggctcagtggttaatgaatccgactaggaaccatgaggttgcgggttcaatccctggccttgctcagtgggttaaggaaccggcattgccgtgagctgtggtgtaggttgcagacacggctcggatgccacattgctgtggctctggtgtaggctggtggctacagctccgattagactcctagcctgggaacctccatatgccgtgggagcggctctagaaaagacaaaaaaaaaaaaaaacagtgcaagTGCCCCAAAACATGCATACTCTGCGTTGGGGCTCCCAAAAGCTATGAAAAGCTATGCAAATGGCACGTGAAACTCATGCAAACAGCACACAgacttaaataaaacaaatcacgCAATTAGTATGCAGACTATAAACCGGTGTGAGCGGGACGGGAGCCTGCTCTCCAGCCTGACCCGGCTCCCCGCACCCGCAGAAGCCCTGGCGCGCTGGGAGGCAGCGGCCACAGAGTCTGCGCAGCGGCTGGACGAGGCGCAGCGGCGCGCAAGCGCGGCGGAGGCCGAGGGCGAAGCCTGCGCAGCCCGCGAGGCGGCGCTGCGGAAGCGATTGTGAGTGAGGGGTGGGCGAGTGGAGGGGGCGTGGCGTGCCGTGTGGGCGGGGTCTTGGGGAGGGTCTTCATGAAGGTCCAGGTGTTAGAACCTAGGAGGAGGTGTGGGCTTTTTGGGGGCAGGAATCGCCACTTTGGGGCTGGCACTCTGGACACCTGGGTCCCAGGGGTCGGGCGCaccggggagggaggggagcggAAGTGAAAGTTGCAAGAAAAAGTTAATTTCgagggagggcctggggggcCTGGAGGCGGAGTTTCTGGGAGGAAGGCTGGGAGTCCCTGAGGAGGAGTCCCAAAACTGGCCAGAGATGGAGATCCTGGAGCATACGCTCTCTGGAGAGTGGGGTTTTCAGGAGGGGCAGAAGAATGCCGGAGGGTCTCTGGGGACCTGGATTCAGGTGCTGACaggcccctccccactgcccggCAGTAACGCCCTGGAAGCCCAGACGGGCCCCCAGCGCAGAGTGCCACACTCCCGGACCCGCTCGGGGTCCCGACCTCGGCCCAGCCCCCGCTCGCGCTCTCGTCCGGGAACCTCGGGGGGCTGCCGGCGGCCAGCGCGGCGCGCACGAGGGTGAGTCAGCCCTCAGCAGGATGAGGGCTCGAGGACAGGAGGACAGACACTGGGGGCCCTGCGGGGACAAGTGTAGAGGTGCCCACGCTGGATAAGGTGCTCAGTCGACAACCATCAACGCTCGACTTCTGACCCAGCAGCCGCCCTTAATGGAAACCGCGAGAAAGAAGATTCGACCCTCTCTCCCTGACCATCTAGTGCTTATTctacagacagggaaactgaggtccatTTGGTCACCAGGTGAGATagtgcagagctgggatttaatcCCCTCTAAGGACAGCGTTGCCCTCATCTCACAGACATGAGCACTTAGGGTCCAGCCTGGCCCAGGAGTGACCAGCAGGGGTCACTCCTCCTCTCTGGTCCTCACTCTACCTTGTCTTTAAAATGAGTGTTTGGAATCATGAGAACCAGCAGATCCTTGACACTAAAAGCTGACAAAGATGGCACAATGGGAAAACCAGAGACCTCCCTCACCCTACCGCATAAGGAGGGTACAAAACTGCCAAATCAAATTGTATCAGAAAACAaagtaacacatttttaaaatatgccataACAAAGAGACATGCCTGAGATGCAGAGATGACTTAATATTTGGAAGTCTGTTAATAAAATTCGCCATACTGAtgaatcaaatgagaaaaatctgaaaaggtcATCAAAGTAACAATTTCATGTAAGAAATTATATTGTAtctttctgtttgacttatttcagtcaacataataccctctagatgtatccatgttgctgcaaatgaaaagACTGCTTTTTTAtgagaatattatgaataatattccattgtttaaatatatagctatataccatatatatatatactacattttatccatccatctgtcaatgaacacttAGGTTCTAATCCCCAGACCTTAATCAGAGTTTGCTGACTATTCTGATAATGTCCTTTATAACTAAATAATATATTGGCCTATGAATTGCTGtcggttgttttttttttctgcatctgtggcatgtagaagttcccaagccagggatcaaacctgagccacagcagcaacaaagcccgatacttaacctgctgcaccgcaagggaaatCCCACAAGGAAAGACAGATCTAGATCATTCCTCGATCTGTCTTTATCTTTCATGAGATTGGCATTATTTTTGGAAAAGCCCAGGCCAGTCATTTTGTGGTGTTTGAGTCTGGCTTTTTTGCAATGTTGCCTCATGATTCATTTCAGGTTGGCACTTTTCACAGGAATGCCTCAGAAACAATTTAACTTAACAATATTATCTGCTGGTAGTATGACTGTATGTAGAAAACCCAGGAGAATTCATGGAAATTTTCCTATACCTAAACAAGGTAGAAAATCctttggaagaaaagaaggatcCATTTCAGATAGATTTTTATCCAGGAATAAACTACTTTCCTTATTATGTAAGGATCTtatctaaattaatttttcaaaaataactcagagggagttccctttgtggctcagtggttaactaatccaactaggatccacgaggatgcaggttcgaaccctggcctcactcagtgggttaaggatttggcgttgccgtgagttgtggtgtaggtcgcagatgcagctcggatcccacattgctgtggctgtgacgtaggccagcagctgcagctccaattcaacctttaaCCTGGGAAGTTGCATATCccgaaagtgtggccctaaaaagcaaaaacaaacaaacaaaattaaaagtgcACCTACTGTTTGACCCATCCATTCCTCTCCAAGCAATTTTTCTGcaaccatatttttaaattaaaaaaaaaatttaggaaattccattgtggctcagcaggttaagaacccgactagtctctgtgagaatgcaagttctattcctggcctcaatcagtaggttgaggatctggtgttgctgcaagctgctgtgcggtcacagctgcagctccgattcaacacttagcccaggaacttccatatgctacaagtgtggccctaacaacaacaacaacaaaattaatctACAATCATATTTAAATGCATACAAAATGATGGACTAAATGCAATGGAGAATCCTTGGTtgaatcctggaagagaaaaacagtgaggaaatgaaataaagtcgagagtttagttaatagtaataCACTAagattaatttcttagttttggcaAATGAACCATGGTATATAAGACGTTAATGATGGAGGAAGCTGTGTGAGGGCTATTCAGAAACTCTGTAttatttctgtaaattttctgTCATCAAaacttattccaaaataaaaagtttacatttaggagttccctggtggcctagtggttaaggattcagtgttgtcactgttgtggctcgggtcactgctctggtataggtttgatccctggcccaggaatttctgcattgctcaggtgtagccaaaaaagaaaagttcactTTTAAAAAGGGGTTGggaagagctcccattgtggctcagaggtaatgtacctgactagtatccatgaggatgcaggttcagtccctggccttgctcaatgagttaaggatccagcattgccatgagctgtggtgtaggtcacaaatgcaacttggatcccaagttactatggctgtggcataggctggcagccgaagctccagtttaacccctagccctggaacatccatatgctgcatgtaaggccctaaaaaccaaataaaataaaataaaagaataaaagaatataaaagggtggggagaggagaaatgaAGATATCATTATCACATACTTGGTAATTgctaaaaattggaaacaacctcagtgtgCACCGACTGGAGACTATTTAAATGAGCTTCCATCCATCCATACCATGGAGTGCTATACAACTGTTTAAAAGGCCAGCACAGATCTTCCCTGAGAGGCAATAGTGTAAAAAGCAGGAGagtgggagctgtggtgtaggttgcagctgcggcttggatcctgcgttactgtggctctggtgtagaccggcggctacagctctgattagacccctaacctgtgaacctccatatgccgcgggtgcagccctagaaaagacaaaaaaaaaaaaagcaggagagggATCATGTgtatacatcttttaaaatttgggaCTGGGGgtatagttcccactgtggatcagtgggttacaaacctcactagtatccatgaggatatgggttcgatcccaggcctcgctcagtgggttaaagatctggcccattgctgtgaactatggcataggttgcagatgtggcttggatctcagatgtggctatggtgtaggccagcagctacagctccaattcaacccctagcttgggaacttccatatggtgtgggtatgccataaaaaaaaaaattgggggactGGGGGAAACATCCAAATATCTCTGAAGGAAAcactggtcacagctgtggaaaAGGAATTCTGGAAAAGGGTTCAGGGGTCTGGGGATTGGCGAGGGAAACAGGCTCATGTACCTCTGTATACTTTTGTAAAGTTTGCATTTTTCAACTCATGTGCATGTATTacctttaaaacaattaaaatttgtttcaaaaaaattctgaaaggtcCAGTGTAAAGAGGGGGGAACTGGAACCCTTGAAACTCTGATCCCCTCTCAGCCGGTCCTGTTCAGTATCCTCCCACCTACTTTAGAGATGGCTTAGAAGTGCCTGGTCAGAGTCTTTACTGGGAGAGGGCCCACTTAGCCGGGCAGAATTGAGAGGCCCCCCACCAAATGAGGTGAGGCTGAGGGGCAGGATGACGGGCTAACCGCTTTGTTCCGTTTCTGGCCACCAGGAGCCGCCCCAACCTGTAGACCTAGTTGCTGCTGGCTGAGGACGCAGACCTTAAGGGGCTGGGAGGATGGCTCTGAAACACCCGACCTACCCCCTACCCACCACCCCCAACTCTGGCATAAACCCAGAAGTAAACAGGAAATGGCTTCTCCTTCTGGAGGCAGCTAAAGCTGGAAGACTGCTCTCCGATTGTGTGGGGCCCCAGGGACTTAAGGCCCCTCACGGTGCAGCTATGGGGTCCAAGGCTGATCCACAGAAAGGGCTGGGCTCAGAGAcctaaaatattatcattattattcactTATGCTACTAGCTTCACCTTGGCCCTACCTGCCGGAACCCTGAAGATCAGCTTCAGGGAAATGAGGAGCCGTGACAGGTGTGTGAGTAGGAAGGGCACCCATCAGATCTGATGAGAGTtgggagaaaagaaggaggacAGAGGCTGGGGGCTGTGGATCCCCAAGGGAGGCCACAGGACAGAGTAGGTGAGAACTGCAGGCAACTTGGGGAGAACAGGCCCCCATCCCTGGCTGGGACTGAGAACACCCCAGCTGCCCAGCCTCCCAGACCCACCAGCCTCCTACCCCACAGGGGTAGACCCTGGCATTCCCTTGCCCTCTTCTGCCTCTCTGTCTCCACCTGTCTGATTAACACTCAAAGTCTctgtctgtgtttctgtttttctttcttttttttttttggccgcatggcatatggagctcctgggctagggatcagatccaagccatactCACCATACTCAAGACTTAAGCCACAGTGgcgaccacgccagatccttaacccactgtgccagaccgggGAGCGAATGCTTGTCCCAGCACTGCCAAGATGCCAATGAGTCCATTGCACCACATCGGGAGCTCCTGTCTCTGAgttgtcgtcttttttttttaatgactgcagaTGCAGCATAAGGGAGTTGCTGGGCCAAGGGCACTGCCATGTACcctgtagcaacgctggatccttaacccactggcctgGGTCAGGGATCGCACTGGGgacttccacagagacaagctggatcattaacccactgtgtcacagcgggaactccttgtttctgaGTCTTTATCTCTGCCTCCACCTTGTCCCCAGCACACTCTCCCAGGTCCCTGTGCTGGCCTCCTCTATTCGTGGTCACCCTAGAGTTCTTCCACGGCTGCAGAAACAGGAGTCAGAGGGTAGATGGAAAGGGAAGG comes from the Phacochoerus africanus isolate WHEZ1 chromosome 4, ROS_Pafr_v1, whole genome shotgun sequence genome and includes:
- the CCDC194 gene encoding coiled-coil domain-containing protein 194, encoding MAEPGLEPRLEPGRAWRVFALCGAAVFLAVVAAGAALLAWNLAASASRRPRCPEPGTNITELPEDPAPEVKDLQRQLAEAAQREEALTRQLNQAEVVRRELEEALKACEGHQSQLQTQLMTLKTEMDEAKAQETQMGAENGALTEALARWEAAATESAQRLDEAQRRASAAEAEGEACAAREAALRKRFNALEAQTGPQRRVPHSRTRSGSRPRPSPRSRSRPGTSGGCRRPARRARG